In Cicer arietinum cultivar CDC Frontier isolate Library 1 chromosome 7, Cicar.CDCFrontier_v2.0, whole genome shotgun sequence, a single window of DNA contains:
- the LOC140918791 gene encoding uncharacterized protein — protein sequence MVSQDHQQLSSAVICESILQMVTTDPTISVSVLIAHIRSWYTYTTTYRKTWIAKQKAIERIYGNWEESYKELPRWILAFKHYLPGIVTDIEVGPFIEDGQRVHSKVVFHRLLWSFQPCIIGFHRLL from the coding sequence ATGGTTTCACAAGATCACCAACAACTCTCTTCAGCTGTTATTTGTGAAAGCATCTTACAAATGGTAACAACGGATCCCACAATATCAGTTTCAGTATTGATTGCACATATACGATCTTGGTACACATATACCACTACTTATAGAAAGACATGGATTGCAAAACAAAAGGCCATTGAAAGAATATACGGCAATTGGGAGGAATCATATAAAGAGCTTCCAAGGTGGATTCTTGCTTTCAAACATTATCTTCCAGGTATTGTTACCGATATTGAAGTGGGGCCCTTTATTGAGGATGGCCAACGAGTTCATAGCAAAGTTGTCTTTCATCGTCTCTTATGGAGTTTCCAACCATGTATCATAGGGTTTCATCGTCTCTtatga